From the Chitinolyticbacter meiyuanensis genome, one window contains:
- a CDS encoding pirin family protein → MHSIRKADERGHADHGWLKSHHSFSFAEYYDPKHTQFGALRVINEDRVAPGRGFGTHPHRDIEIISYVLSGELQHKDSMGNGSVIRPGSVQRMSAGTGVAHSEFNPSPEEPAHFLQIWIIPAERGLAPSYQEAEFSDADKRGRLRLVASPDGANGAVTVHQDVRLYAGLFDGEERAQYVPAPGRGLYLHVARGSIRANGFELAAGDALLIEEEAELVLERGEQAEVLLFDLA, encoded by the coding sequence ATGCATTCTATTCGCAAAGCCGACGAACGTGGTCATGCCGATCATGGCTGGTTGAAATCGCATCACAGCTTTTCCTTCGCCGAGTACTACGACCCCAAGCACACCCAGTTCGGCGCACTACGGGTCATCAACGAGGATCGCGTGGCGCCGGGTCGGGGATTCGGCACGCATCCGCACCGCGACATAGAGATTATCAGCTACGTGTTGTCAGGTGAATTGCAGCATAAAGACAGCATGGGCAACGGATCCGTCATTCGGCCGGGCAGCGTGCAGCGGATGAGTGCCGGCACTGGCGTGGCGCACTCGGAGTTCAACCCCTCGCCCGAAGAACCGGCGCACTTCCTGCAGATCTGGATCATTCCGGCCGAGCGCGGCTTGGCGCCGTCGTACCAGGAGGCCGAGTTCAGCGACGCCGACAAGCGTGGCCGGCTGCGGTTGGTGGCAAGCCCCGACGGCGCCAACGGCGCGGTCACGGTACATCAGGATGTGCGGCTTTACGCCGGCCTGTTCGATGGCGAGGAGCGCGCACAGTATGTGCCGGCACCGGGTCGCGGCCTTTACCTGCATGTGGCACGCGGCAGTATCCGCGCCAATGGCTTCGAGCTCGCAGCCGGCGATGCGCTGTTGATCGAAGAGGAAGCAGAACTGGTGCTGGAGCGCGGCGAGCAAGCGGAAGTGTTGCTGTTCGATCTGGCTTGA
- a CDS encoding DUF1254 domain-containing protein: protein MLSIRNLSLTATVLSLALSFPAATWAEAPASPLVKQLNNGNWLDAKEAENLRDELYYQRAIHAYITMLPLLNTIGMRDGSEKAFGAGYNILPIWKQRMDARTQVPTPNADVIYSMNYLDLKETGPLVVKAPPDVIGMFTDFFQRTLTDVGAIGPDRARGGLYLLLPPDYNGPVPGGYFPVKSSTYNVFLFFRTIMGKGEGKPDPAPAVKNAETTRIYPLYAVEKEAKPMQFPDASGKRVEMMYPTDKAYWTKLKEFVDYEPVSAIDMELRGVLASIGIIKGKPFTPTARQQELLQKAVTTAPRMIMATRQLGRADGRNFYYKDRQYENVWGGATSDWMQESYLDVDQRAGFFQVAYSSAPAMVMHTTGAGSKYPNTLRDKDGNFLNGSNTYKLRLPPDIPAGLFWAVTAYNVTDGTMPETSQLLPSTNGYYNTPKQPDGAIEIWFGPQKPDGIADSAFIQTIPGRNFLATVRLYGTGDAFYDQTWKPDDLVRVK from the coding sequence ATGCTGTCGATACGCAATCTGAGCCTGACCGCAACGGTGCTAAGCCTTGCCTTGAGCTTCCCTGCAGCCACCTGGGCGGAAGCCCCAGCCTCGCCGCTGGTCAAGCAGCTGAACAACGGCAACTGGCTCGATGCCAAGGAAGCCGAGAACCTGCGCGACGAGCTGTACTACCAGCGCGCCATCCACGCCTACATCACCATGCTGCCGTTGCTCAACACCATCGGCATGCGCGATGGCTCCGAAAAGGCCTTCGGAGCCGGCTACAACATCCTGCCGATCTGGAAACAGCGCATGGATGCGCGCACCCAGGTGCCCACGCCCAACGCTGACGTCATCTACTCAATGAACTACCTGGACCTCAAGGAGACCGGCCCGTTGGTGGTGAAGGCGCCACCCGATGTGATCGGCATGTTCACCGACTTCTTCCAGCGCACCTTGACCGACGTCGGCGCCATCGGCCCCGACCGTGCACGGGGTGGGCTCTACTTGCTGTTGCCGCCGGACTACAACGGCCCCGTGCCGGGTGGCTACTTCCCGGTCAAATCCTCCACCTACAACGTGTTCCTGTTCTTCCGCACCATCATGGGCAAGGGCGAGGGCAAGCCTGATCCGGCACCTGCCGTGAAGAACGCCGAGACCACACGCATCTATCCGCTGTACGCCGTGGAGAAGGAAGCCAAGCCGATGCAGTTCCCCGATGCCAGCGGCAAGCGCGTGGAGATGATGTACCCCACCGACAAGGCCTACTGGACCAAGCTAAAGGAATTCGTCGACTACGAGCCGGTATCGGCCATCGACATGGAGCTGCGCGGTGTGCTGGCCTCCATCGGCATCATCAAGGGCAAGCCCTTTACGCCGACGGCGCGTCAGCAGGAGCTGCTGCAAAAGGCGGTGACCACCGCGCCGCGCATGATCATGGCAACGCGCCAGCTGGGCCGCGCCGATGGCCGCAATTTCTACTACAAGGATCGCCAGTACGAGAACGTCTGGGGCGGTGCCACTTCGGACTGGATGCAGGAAAGCTACCTGGATGTGGACCAGCGCGCCGGCTTCTTCCAGGTGGCCTACTCGTCGGCGCCGGCCATGGTCATGCACACCACGGGTGCCGGTTCGAAGTACCCCAACACCCTGCGGGACAAGGACGGCAACTTCCTCAATGGCTCGAACACCTACAAGCTGCGGTTGCCCCCGGACATCCCCGCCGGCCTGTTCTGGGCCGTGACGGCCTACAACGTGACCGATGGCACCATGCCGGAAACCAGCCAGCTGCTGCCCTCCACCAACGGCTACTACAACACGCCCAAACAGCCTGACGGCGCCATCGAAATCTGGTTCGGTCCACAAAAGCCCGATGGCATCGCGGACAGTGCCTTCATCCAGACCATTCCTGGCCGCAACTTCCTTGCCACCGTACGGCTGTATGGCACCGGAGATGCATTCTACGACCAGACCTGGAAGCCGGACGACCTGGTGAGGGTGAAGTAA
- a CDS encoding LysR family transcriptional regulator, producing MLRLNLESLEILDAIARKGSFAAAADEVHRVPSAVTYMVKKLEDELDVQLFDRSGHRAKLTPAGQTLLDEGRHLLRAANELECRVKRVATGWETELSIALDGLLPMELLHPMIREFEQLGSGTRLRFSREVLAGMWDALLDHRADLAVGVAVEGPHGGGYATHALGEIDFVFAVAPHHPLASAAEPIPASTVLRYPVVAVADSSRTLLPRTVGILNGQEVLTVPDMRDKRSAQLAGLGCGFLPSCLIADDLAAGRLVVKQVDEPKAAAQMYAAWRTGGIGRALKWWITRLAEDRSITDWLVKHR from the coding sequence ATGCTGCGTCTCAATCTTGAATCGCTGGAAATCCTCGACGCCATTGCCCGCAAGGGCAGCTTCGCCGCGGCAGCGGATGAAGTACATCGGGTGCCCTCGGCGGTGACCTATATGGTGAAAAAACTGGAGGACGAGCTCGACGTTCAGCTGTTCGATCGCTCCGGCCATCGTGCCAAGCTCACCCCGGCCGGTCAGACCTTGCTGGACGAAGGCCGCCACCTGCTGCGCGCCGCCAACGAGCTCGAATGCCGGGTGAAGCGCGTCGCCACCGGCTGGGAAACGGAGCTGTCGATCGCGCTGGACGGCCTGCTGCCGATGGAGCTGCTGCACCCGATGATCCGCGAGTTCGAGCAGTTGGGTTCCGGCACCCGGCTGCGTTTTTCACGCGAAGTGCTGGCGGGCATGTGGGATGCCTTGCTCGATCATCGTGCCGATCTGGCGGTGGGGGTGGCGGTGGAAGGCCCGCACGGCGGTGGGTATGCCACGCATGCACTTGGTGAGATCGATTTCGTGTTTGCGGTGGCGCCGCACCATCCGCTCGCCAGCGCAGCGGAGCCGATCCCGGCCAGCACTGTACTGCGCTATCCGGTGGTCGCGGTGGCGGACAGCTCGCGCACGCTGTTGCCGCGTACTGTCGGCATTCTCAACGGCCAGGAAGTGCTGACCGTGCCGGACATGCGCGACAAGCGCTCGGCGCAGCTCGCCGGCCTCGGCTGTGGCTTTCTGCCGAGCTGCCTGATCGCCGACGATCTGGCGGCGGGCCGGTTGGTGGTCAAGCAGGTGGACGAGCCCAAGGCCGCTGCGCAGATGTATGCGGCCTGGCGCACTGGCGGCATCGGCCGTGCGCTGAAGTGGTGGATCACGCGGCTGGCGGAGGATCGCAGCATCACCGACTGGTTGGTCAAGCATCGCTGA
- a CDS encoding FG-GAP-like repeat-containing protein: MWNPIGARQVFAALALLAAGSAFGGYAVTGGTPSSARFSPQANNTCNPPRPGNCTHNLAPPATADASKAFDQNSNTYWQASGERFKWCDNNSYCQDVDTWDKNGYLGLSFSTYELVDEYQITPSPTLSASPKDWTLEGFDGTKWITLDQRSNQSTWALNQPISFKVPFPKYAVKYRFKITANNGATVLRIGDIRFNSPLLGTNVQPWLRYYGSGDHFYTASFDDLGAGAGAYSLEGLEAYVWTSSQQGTVPIHRYYNGTDHFYTTDWSELGGGRGSYWYEGIVAYAYNYAKPGTAPLYRYYNGRDHLYTVTQGAYSGYWQEATNMWVSRTPRQPGGALFDTTGDRMTDVAVWRPSTGQLLRYGPYTAQAWTTQAGDVAAPADFDGDGIADLAYWRPSNGNWYVTYSGNGTTASRNWGSQAVGDLPVPADYDGDGKADYAVWRSTTGQWFHIRSSDGGTTGPYWGVAGDKPVMGDFDGDGKADYAVWRPSTGEWLIRNSSGTPSISSTFMLGSSSDILAPADYDGDGKTDVAVWQPSTGLWLIRLSTTGAIKQEYFGGQYGGAPVPGQYDVDGKADLAIWNPNNGTWRIRHSSGQEDLVVQWGTNGDVPLAGLFIR; this comes from the coding sequence ATGTGGAACCCAATCGGGGCGCGGCAAGTGTTTGCCGCGCTGGCTTTACTTGCCGCCGGATCAGCGTTTGGCGGCTATGCGGTCACCGGCGGCACCCCCTCTTCCGCGCGGTTCTCGCCGCAAGCGAACAATACATGCAACCCACCCAGGCCAGGCAATTGCACCCATAACCTCGCACCGCCTGCCACCGCCGATGCCAGCAAGGCATTCGATCAGAACAGCAATACCTACTGGCAGGCCTCGGGAGAACGCTTTAAATGGTGCGATAACAATAGCTATTGCCAAGACGTCGATACTTGGGACAAGAACGGCTACCTCGGCCTCTCCTTCAGCACCTATGAGCTGGTGGATGAATACCAGATCACCCCATCCCCCACGTTGTCCGCGTCGCCGAAGGACTGGACTCTTGAAGGCTTCGACGGCACCAAGTGGATCACGCTCGACCAGCGCAGCAACCAGAGCACCTGGGCGTTGAATCAGCCCATTTCATTCAAGGTGCCATTTCCCAAGTACGCGGTGAAATACCGGTTCAAGATCACGGCCAATAATGGTGCGACGGTCCTGCGGATTGGCGATATCCGCTTCAATTCGCCGCTGCTGGGCACCAATGTGCAACCGTGGCTGCGCTACTACGGCTCCGGTGACCATTTCTATACCGCCAGTTTCGACGACTTGGGCGCCGGTGCCGGCGCATACTCACTGGAAGGTCTGGAGGCCTATGTCTGGACCTCCAGCCAACAGGGCACGGTGCCAATCCACCGCTACTACAACGGCACCGACCATTTCTACACTACGGACTGGAGTGAGTTGGGTGGCGGGCGGGGCAGCTATTGGTACGAAGGCATCGTCGCCTATGCCTACAACTACGCGAAGCCAGGTACGGCGCCGTTATACCGCTACTACAACGGGCGCGATCATCTCTATACGGTGACCCAAGGCGCCTATTCCGGTTACTGGCAGGAAGCAACCAATATGTGGGTCAGCCGAACGCCGCGGCAACCCGGCGGCGCGCTGTTCGATACCACCGGGGATCGCATGACCGACGTCGCGGTCTGGCGGCCTTCCACCGGACAACTGCTGCGCTACGGCCCCTACACCGCCCAGGCGTGGACCACGCAGGCAGGGGACGTTGCTGCACCGGCTGATTTCGATGGCGATGGCATTGCCGACCTTGCCTACTGGCGCCCCAGCAACGGCAACTGGTACGTGACCTACAGCGGCAACGGCACGACGGCGAGTCGGAACTGGGGATCTCAAGCAGTAGGCGACCTGCCGGTTCCTGCCGACTACGACGGCGACGGCAAGGCGGATTACGCGGTATGGCGCTCTACGACCGGGCAGTGGTTCCATATTCGCAGCAGCGACGGTGGCACGACCGGTCCTTACTGGGGTGTCGCTGGCGACAAGCCGGTGATGGGCGACTTCGATGGCGACGGCAAGGCGGACTACGCGGTATGGCGGCCCAGTACCGGCGAATGGCTGATCCGCAACAGCAGCGGAACCCCGTCCATCAGCAGTACCTTTATGCTGGGCAGCAGTTCCGACATCCTCGCGCCAGCCGATTACGATGGCGACGGCAAGACCGATGTGGCGGTATGGCAACCAAGCACCGGCTTGTGGTTGATCCGACTCAGTACCACGGGCGCGATCAAGCAGGAGTACTTCGGAGGCCAATACGGTGGCGCTCCGGTGCCGGGCCAATACGATGTGGATGGCAAGGCCGATCTCGCCATCTGGAATCCGAACAACGGTACTTGGCGTATCCGCCACTCCTCTGGCCAAGAAGATTTGGTCGTGCAATGGGGAACGAATGGCGATGTGCCGCTGGCCGGGCTATTCATACGTTAA
- a CDS encoding MFS transporter, whose translation MLSARIATMLLFFASGASYATWGVHIPTIKAKFGLTEASLSLAMFAIAGGAIVTMKPLGRWVAHSGSARASVLGALGFALCTAAILAMPSFVLLLPALLLFGITNAAYDVAMNAQAATVEAHCGKPIMSGFHGMFSLGGMIGAAVGGALIAAGVDPLAHCAGMAAITAAAALWSRTRLLADHPAEPASAGKRGRANRLLLILGVLAFFGLVGEGAMYDWTAIYMQDVVAATPYWVGWGYAAFSGGMAAGRFAGDALRARLGTERLLAASGWMGFAGIALAIAWPSTAPALAGFALMGLGAANLVPIFFVAASRLPGVSPAEGIAAVARLAYVGLLVGPVIIGGIAHASSLRFALAVVAASVALIAVAGPRQLRRAETPG comes from the coding sequence ATGCTCTCTGCCCGCATTGCCACCATGCTGCTGTTCTTCGCCAGCGGCGCCAGCTACGCCACCTGGGGCGTGCACATTCCCACCATCAAGGCCAAGTTCGGCCTGACCGAGGCCAGCCTGTCGCTGGCGATGTTCGCCATTGCCGGTGGTGCCATCGTCACCATGAAGCCACTGGGGCGCTGGGTGGCGCATAGCGGCAGCGCGCGCGCCTCGGTGCTGGGCGCGCTGGGTTTTGCCCTCTGCACCGCTGCCATCCTGGCGATGCCGAGCTTCGTGCTGTTGCTGCCTGCACTGCTGCTGTTTGGCATCACCAACGCCGCCTACGACGTGGCGATGAATGCGCAGGCCGCTACGGTCGAGGCCCACTGCGGCAAGCCCATCATGTCCGGCTTTCACGGCATGTTCAGCCTGGGTGGCATGATCGGCGCTGCGGTCGGCGGTGCACTGATCGCCGCCGGCGTCGATCCGCTGGCGCACTGCGCCGGCATGGCGGCGATCACCGCCGCAGCGGCACTGTGGTCGCGCACGCGGTTGCTGGCGGACCATCCGGCCGAGCCGGCATCGGCCGGTAAGCGCGGCCGTGCCAACCGGCTGCTGCTCATCCTTGGCGTGCTGGCCTTTTTCGGCTTGGTCGGCGAGGGGGCAATGTACGACTGGACGGCGATCTACATGCAGGACGTGGTCGCGGCCACGCCGTACTGGGTGGGTTGGGGCTATGCGGCGTTCTCCGGTGGCATGGCCGCGGGTCGCTTCGCCGGCGATGCGCTACGCGCCCGGCTCGGCACCGAGCGCCTGCTGGCGGCCTCGGGCTGGATGGGCTTTGCCGGCATCGCGCTGGCCATTGCCTGGCCGAGCACCGCGCCCGCGCTGGCGGGCTTTGCGTTGATGGGGCTGGGCGCGGCCAATCTGGTTCCGATCTTCTTCGTTGCCGCCTCGCGCCTGCCCGGCGTTTCACCGGCCGAGGGCATCGCCGCCGTGGCGCGGCTCGCCTATGTGGGGCTACTGGTCGGGCCGGTGATCATCGGCGGGATCGCCCACGCCAGCAGCCTGCGTTTCGCGCTCGCAGTGGTGGCCGCCAGCGTGGCGCTGATTGCGGTGGCAGGGCCGCGCCAACTGCGGCGAGCGGAAACGCCCGGCTGA
- a CDS encoding peptidylprolyl isomerase, producing MLATAPLHAAAPVAEAGSYSVSRADVETMLNALPPTTRTQLKGDKSALNAWLRERLTTQALAAEAQKQNWADKPEVKQLIDAATREVVMRSYIAAMSKVPDAYPSDTELQAAYEQGKASFQQQPQARVAQIWLAAPAIDADAVTKARKTADEVVGKARSKGADFAALVRQYSQDKEGAAKGGDTGFVPEPQLLPEVRQALAALKPGDISAPIQTATGLHILKLIERQPARTLTLDEVKPQLRDALRAQRQQQLAQTYVKGLIDNSKMKIDEAAIDSLLK from the coding sequence ATGCTGGCCACCGCCCCGCTCCACGCTGCCGCGCCTGTCGCTGAGGCTGGCAGCTATTCGGTATCCCGAGCCGACGTCGAAACCATGCTGAATGCCCTGCCGCCGACTACCCGCACGCAGCTCAAGGGCGACAAATCCGCCCTCAACGCCTGGTTGCGTGAGCGGCTGACTACACAGGCGCTGGCCGCCGAGGCGCAGAAGCAGAACTGGGCGGACAAACCCGAGGTGAAGCAGCTGATCGACGCCGCCACACGCGAGGTGGTGATGCGCAGCTATATCGCCGCGATGAGCAAGGTGCCCGACGCCTACCCAAGCGATACCGAACTGCAGGCAGCGTACGAACAGGGCAAGGCCAGTTTCCAGCAGCAGCCGCAGGCACGAGTCGCACAGATCTGGCTGGCGGCACCCGCCATCGACGCCGATGCCGTGACCAAGGCGCGCAAGACCGCGGACGAAGTGGTGGGCAAGGCCCGCAGCAAGGGCGCCGATTTCGCTGCACTGGTACGCCAGTATTCGCAGGACAAGGAAGGCGCCGCCAAGGGTGGAGACACCGGCTTCGTGCCGGAGCCGCAGCTGCTGCCGGAAGTGAGGCAGGCGCTGGCGGCGCTGAAGCCGGGCGACATCAGCGCGCCGATCCAGACCGCCACCGGCCTGCACATCCTCAAACTGATCGAACGCCAGCCGGCACGCACGCTCACGCTGGATGAAGTGAAGCCGCAGCTGCGCGATGCATTGCGGGCACAACGCCAGCAGCAGCTGGCGCAGACCTATGTGAAAGGCCTGATTGATAACAGCAAGATGAAGATCGACGAAGCTGCAATCGACAGCCTGCTGAAATAA
- a CDS encoding DUF1254 domain-containing protein translates to MKFALKTTAALCLLAFTLSPLQAAPPAPDKALTQPADGITMHAGYAKAVGRMAYLWGWPMVNMINRYERITKAPRPGLLGGILPAAPRGQLGMLHDYITPSETFVTCPNQDVVYGLGFFSLDEEPVIIQVPDFGERFWVYALYDQRTDQFGHLGKPYGTKPGFYLLVGPNWKGEKPAGVEAIVRSPTALANAIPRIFMDDSMEDRAAIQGKINQVVAYPLKDFDGKMKTIDWKNTPDIPVPDADSASGGETKWVIPEKFFDQFPQVLATVAPQPGEEALYAQFRQLMDLAAKDPAIKQALVEVAKETEEEVIKPFFQWQHNGRPAGNGWNRSTNNAQFGIDYFNRAGTSKSNMFDNRPNETQYFYTDFDETGAPLNGSNSYTVTFAAGQEPPVRGFWSLTLYNKLHLFSANDLKRYSLGTKNKNLVRNTDGSLTLYVGPASPGKDQETNWLPSPKEPISLYLRAYWGKEGILDGSWKPPVIKKVN, encoded by the coding sequence ATGAAGTTCGCCCTCAAAACGACCGCCGCACTGTGCTTGCTGGCATTCACCCTGTCGCCACTGCAGGCCGCCCCGCCCGCGCCGGACAAAGCACTCACCCAGCCCGCAGACGGCATCACGATGCACGCCGGCTACGCCAAGGCAGTGGGCCGCATGGCATATCTGTGGGGCTGGCCGATGGTGAACATGATCAATCGGTACGAGCGCATCACCAAGGCACCACGACCAGGATTGCTGGGGGGCATCCTGCCCGCCGCGCCACGCGGGCAGCTCGGCATGCTGCACGACTACATCACACCGTCCGAGACCTTCGTCACCTGCCCGAATCAGGATGTGGTCTACGGCCTGGGCTTCTTCTCGCTGGACGAGGAGCCGGTGATCATCCAGGTGCCGGACTTTGGCGAGCGTTTCTGGGTATACGCGCTCTACGACCAGCGCACCGACCAGTTCGGCCATCTGGGCAAGCCCTACGGCACCAAGCCCGGCTTCTATCTATTGGTCGGGCCCAACTGGAAAGGCGAGAAACCGGCCGGGGTCGAGGCCATCGTGCGTAGCCCCACCGCGCTTGCCAACGCCATTCCACGCATCTTCATGGACGATTCGATGGAGGATCGCGCCGCCATCCAGGGCAAGATCAACCAGGTCGTCGCTTATCCGCTCAAGGATTTCGACGGCAAGATGAAGACCATCGATTGGAAAAACACGCCCGACATCCCGGTCCCGGATGCCGACAGCGCCAGCGGCGGCGAGACCAAATGGGTGATCCCGGAGAAGTTCTTCGATCAATTCCCGCAGGTGCTGGCCACGGTAGCGCCACAACCCGGCGAAGAGGCGCTGTATGCCCAGTTCCGTCAGCTGATGGACCTTGCAGCCAAAGACCCTGCCATCAAGCAGGCGCTGGTGGAGGTGGCCAAGGAGACCGAAGAGGAAGTGATCAAGCCGTTTTTCCAGTGGCAGCACAACGGCCGGCCCGCCGGCAATGGCTGGAATCGTTCCACCAACAACGCGCAGTTCGGCATCGACTACTTCAACCGGGCAGGCACGTCGAAATCGAACATGTTCGACAACCGACCGAACGAAACCCAGTACTTCTATACCGACTTCGATGAGACGGGCGCACCGCTCAATGGCAGCAACAGCTACACCGTCACCTTCGCCGCCGGCCAGGAGCCGCCAGTACGCGGCTTCTGGTCGCTGACGCTGTACAACAAGCTGCATCTGTTCAGCGCCAACGACCTCAAGCGCTACTCGCTCGGCACCAAGAACAAGAATCTGGTTCGCAACACCGATGGCTCGCTGACGCTCTACGTCGGCCCTGCCTCGCCCGGCAAAGACCAGGAAACCAATTGGCTTCCATCCCCTAAGGAGCCGATCTCCCTCTACTTGCGTGCCTATTGGGGCAAGGAAGGGATTCTTGATGGCAGCTGGAAACCGCCGGTCATCAAGAAGGTGAATTGA
- a CDS encoding PstS family phosphate ABC transporter substrate-binding protein — MQFKLSNALLCALIAAPAVAANLDGGGATLPGIAYTNNNASSTRFSTSVPGPVGGQTPLFNAYNANQGATKTVSYCQNGSGNGKRVLNGTNPANTACSFNPAPTGFGAATVDANFVGSDSPISQSEYTTFITNKGVAKTEPAQFPAIGGAIALVYNKPGLATLNLTTAQVCGIFSGTITNWSALGGAAAPIKIVYRADGSGTTFGFSNFLSKVCNTPTKKFNTSQNFVGSPDGVLAAAPAGSISASGNGAVVTTIDTNANTIGYAEAANVGALANAKISRVNGQSPLTNYTGFNLLAADLLVDQVISGFNATTGRPNVVALSPAAPVPGCVLLVKPDAYAAVTTGYPIQAISYFLGYYKGNGAKTADLRTLLNSPFNAAIKAGTTTIGAGKGFVFLSGATASITTKINSCITN, encoded by the coding sequence ATGCAGTTCAAGCTTTCGAATGCCCTGCTGTGCGCGCTGATCGCCGCGCCGGCCGTTGCCGCCAATCTGGACGGCGGTGGCGCCACCCTGCCGGGTATTGCCTACACCAATAACAACGCCAGCAGCACCCGCTTCAGCACCTCGGTGCCGGGCCCGGTCGGCGGCCAGACCCCCCTGTTCAATGCCTACAACGCCAACCAAGGCGCGACCAAGACCGTGTCGTATTGCCAGAACGGCAGCGGCAACGGCAAGCGCGTGCTGAACGGCACCAACCCGGCCAACACCGCCTGCTCGTTCAACCCGGCCCCGACCGGCTTCGGCGCCGCCACGGTCGATGCCAACTTCGTCGGCAGCGATTCGCCGATCAGCCAGAGCGAATACACCACCTTCATCACCAACAAGGGTGTCGCCAAAACTGAGCCGGCGCAGTTCCCGGCCATCGGCGGTGCCATCGCCCTGGTGTACAACAAGCCGGGCCTCGCCACCCTCAACCTGACCACCGCCCAGGTCTGCGGCATCTTCTCGGGCACGATCACCAACTGGAGCGCGCTGGGCGGCGCTGCAGCCCCGATCAAGATCGTGTACCGCGCTGACGGCAGCGGCACCACCTTCGGCTTCTCCAACTTCCTGTCCAAGGTGTGCAACACCCCGACCAAGAAGTTCAACACCTCGCAGAACTTCGTCGGCTCGCCCGATGGCGTGCTGGCCGCAGCGCCGGCCGGCTCGATCAGCGCCAGCGGCAACGGTGCCGTCGTGACCACCATCGACACCAACGCCAACACCATCGGCTACGCCGAAGCCGCCAACGTGGGCGCCCTAGCCAATGCCAAGATCTCCCGCGTGAACGGCCAAAGCCCGCTGACCAACTACACCGGCTTCAACCTGCTCGCTGCCGATCTGCTGGTCGACCAAGTGATCAGCGGCTTCAACGCCACCACTGGCCGCCCGAACGTCGTCGCCCTGTCGCCGGCCGCCCCGGTCCCGGGTTGCGTACTGCTGGTCAAGCCGGATGCCTACGCTGCCGTCACCACCGGCTACCCGATCCAGGCCATCAGCTACTTCCTTGGCTACTACAAGGGCAACGGCGCCAAGACCGCCGACCTGCGCACGCTGTTGAACTCGCCGTTCAACGCTGCAATCAAGGCCGGTACCACCACCATCGGCGCAGGCAAGGGCTTCGTGTTCCTCTCGGGCGCCACCGCCAGCATCACCACCAAGATCAACTCGTGCATCACCAACTGA